The DNA sequence AGCTTACAAAATTGGCCAAGGCATGAGAAAACTCAAAATATGCAAATGCAATTGCATCTGATAGAAGACTCTGCGATATCTAATGGAAAACCCTACCTAGCTCAATCTCTATTGCTCTAATCTTCATTGACCACCATTACTGCATCCTCCATCTTCTTTTTGAATGCTAGCTTGTCCATgctaggggtgggttcggttttattcggttcggttttgggCCAGAACCGAGAACCGCACCGAACTTaaattcggttcggttcggttcggtttttcgTTTTTGAAAGTTTAACACCGAAACGCGAACCGAattgttcggttcggttcgggtcgggtcaaattcggttttttttttttaataaataattttagctgaaaaaaaagaaatttcattcttaattttttttttaaatcatttATATATATCCATTTGAGTCACGAATCAATCCCATCTATAATCCGGAAATTAAGAATAAAGGCCATTGGAGCCTTCCTTTCAAAAATAATAAAGGCCATTGGAGCCTCAtttattgtaaaaaaaaataaaaaagcaaccCATTAACCATATACAGAACTGAaagaaccacaaaaaaaaaaaaaaattaaataaacgaGCAAATCACTCTTCCACCATGTAAACACAAATTTCACTACTTGAGCTTGTGGATTCTCTCCCAAGGCAACATCTCCATACCAAGAGCTGCTTGCAGAAATAGATTAAACTGTGCCACAAAAAATATTAGACAGAAGGTAACAATGcagcataaaaaaaattagacaaaatgCATACAGGTATAAGACCCAAGCAATAGAGGAACAAATATATTAACAAAGATCTTCTGAGTCAGAGAAAGGCAATGATATTCAAGTGCCTTGTTCATCATGGTCAGTAACTAATATTCATGGACACATTAGTTATCAAGAACAGTAAGCATTGTTCTTGTTGGCAAAATACTTGAATCATTCAAGACACCAATGGACCTAAAGGGCAAGCTTAATCACAGAATCAAGTAAGAGCGTACTTCTTGGTGATTGAGCACCTAGTAATTAATTACATGTCCCTACAAAACCTACTTTTGAATATTTATCTACTATTTAGTATGAGGTCTCGATCAATAAGATCAGTTGGACAGAAAATAAGTAGGAACTTGCCTGCAATTGTCAAGGAAGCTTCAGCCAGATTAAGACCATGAAGCACATCTCCTTCAAGGGTGCGAAGCATGGCAAAAGCTGAAATCGCCAAGTCTATATTCTTTTTCCTCTCAAAACGGTTGATAGAGAGAAAATTTAACctaccaggaaaaaaaaataacaagtcTAAGCctccaaatcaaattcaaagaagAAAGACATACAATTAATGTCTTTGCACTATCAAATGTATAAGCATGCTCTTTGCCAACAACAATTAGAATTAGAAAACAAAGATGCAGTATTCAAAGGTTTATTTGCTGAACTAGAAAGAGAACATAAAGGAAACAAAGTAGAACTTACTGTCATCAGTTTTGAACCATTGATAAGTTCCCCAGCTTGAGTTGATTATGTAATTGTACTGCCAGATGGTAAGAGCAAAAGTTAGCATTCCATACCCAGAAATTTCATGCTCTGCTAAAGCAGCTTCCAGCCTTCCACCAACATAAAAGAATCTGACAATTTTGATACTGTACAAAGCAATGACAACACTCATCAGTGACAAAACACAGACCAAGCAAATGCCATTTCCATCTATTATGTACCAAATTTGCAATTTAAACAACATTGCTACCAGAAccaagcaaaagaaaagaaagttaagTGCCATTATGCAATCAATAAAGCAATTATGTATCCAATTTGCACACAACACACATCTATCATTCTATCCCATTCCAACAACattgccaaaacaaaaaaaactaaagaaaacgtCAAAATAAAAAGCTAAAGAAAAAGCTAAACGTACACGAGTGAAGACTTACAGTTTTCCAACCATCATCAGTTTCAACAGCAATCTGGATCTGATCGATTTCCATTTCCTTTGATGTTTCAAGCTTTGGATCAAACCAAACCACAAACAAAAAAGCAAAACAATATATCATGTATCAGTATCATAACTCACACTGAGGCTTGTTTGTCATAACTATCAACTCAAtatcagaaaagaaaatgaacaaCTTACAGGTCTTTCGACATTAAGATACCAAGGTGCAGAAGATGTATCACTGACGAATATAAAGATTGGTACTGAAAAAGCAGAGAACTATTAATCAAAAGCGAAAGAACAGAAATATTCATCATATCTGGGTTTATCAAAAAGACGAAACTACGATGAAACAAAGATATAAACCCAGCATCAAGAGCAGCgagatttgaaattgaaaaagcTTGAAATCATACCATCACCTCAACATCGCCGTCGGTAATCTCCTGGATAATCTACGATGAAAATCCTACAGATCCTTGCCTTCGACCGAGAGAATCTCCTTCACTATCCCGCTCAGATCCATGGCCATCGATCTGGTCTTCATGACCCAACCGAGACCTTAGACTCGTGAGCTTGATCGATCTAGTCCTTGGGGATCTCGAATTCTCTATGGCGATGAGAAAATTGAAAGGATTGACGAAGAGATGAATGAGAGGGCGAGAGAAGAGAGAGCGGCTGAAGAGAAGTTCTCGAGAGAGAGACTGAAGATTGACCAAGGGATTTAACATCTATATATATGGCGGCCATTAGGGTTTCTGAAGTTAAatccaaaacgacgtcgttttgtagTAAATGAACAGtgtttcggttcggttcggttttgactgggccgaaaccgaaaaccgaaccgaccagattcggtgcggtgcggttttttccaattcggtgcggtttttttcggtgcggtttttttcggtTGCGGTTCGGGtatcggtgcggtttttttcggttttcggtttcgcgAGCCCACCCCTAGTCCATGCTCTCCATCCTCAGTCTGAGAAATACACAAAAACTAATGAAGTGAACTAATAATACGTTGAAATGCCTAAACAATATGTTGGCACCAGATGTAACTTATACAGAAACTAATGGAAGGCTTTCTGGAATTTATTGTTAGCATTATGGATTTTATTTACGACACTTTTGAAATGCATAAACAATATGTTGGGACCAAATTTAACAAATGAGAGCTTGTACAGCAAAATTACACATGTAACGATGGGCAGTTTCAGTTTTCCAGATTTGTGACTGTATCAACCACATGAATATGAGGATACTTGACCTAATCTGATAATCTTAAGAGCTTTTTTTCTCTCACAATTGGaataaacacaaaacaaacaaGCATTTTACTGCATATAAATATAGACAACTAGCATCCTTACCCAACACATGATCATAAGTAGAATCTGCGATGTTTTGGGCCCACAAGAGTGCTTAAAGAATATGTTGGGACCAGATGTAACAGATGTGAGCATGTGAAGCAAAATTAACCCAGTGGCGATGGGCACTATCAATTTTCCAGATTTGTGACTGTATCAACCACAAGAAAATGAGGATACTTGACTTAATCTGGTAATCTCATAGCTACTTTACACTCACTCtagagaaacaaaacaaaacaaaacaaacaagcatTTTTCTGCATACTAGTGTCATGGCAACAACCGTAAAACAACTATTTCAAGTCTGAACAGATATGTCGTGTCCAAATGGAAACAAACTAGCATTTTTCTGCATACTAATCGGTCATGGCAATAACCATAAAAGCAACTGTTTCATGTCTGAACAGATATGTCGTGTCCAAATGGAAACAAACGAAACATAATAGCATTTTTTTTGCATACTAATCAGTCATGGCAATAACCATAAAAGGAACTATTTCATGTCTGAACAGATATGTCGTGTCCAAATGGAGTAGAGGTGAGCATAAAAGCAGAAGCACTTCTGCAACGATGAACACTAGCCATCTTCCAGACGCGTAACTGCATCAACCTCCAGGTAAAGAGGGTACCTGACTTGTGTCTCTTTACAACAAAATGTTTTTGGGCGTTCAAACACAGCTAGCGGGGCAACAAAAAAAGAGCACAGACCAGAAActatataaaaattcatactCTTGTACCTAAGGATATGTAAAGCCCAAATGGAGCAGATGTGAGCGTAAGAGCAAGCACATCTGTAACAATGGGCAATATTATCATTTTTCCAGACTCATAACTGCACAACCACAACATAAGGAGGATAGCTGACTTATGTCTGGTCATTTTACTCATCTACTGGGACATACCAAAAGGAAACCAATACAGTTCCAGTATTGATCAGCTACAATAAAGTGTGCAAAAAGTGAAAGAAGACTCATCTACCATACCTCAGTGCTGTCAAACAAAATCGTGGGCAGGATCACTTGGGGACCAGCATCATCGCCTCCTCAGATTCAAGCCATTGCTCGACAGGCGACAGCCAACATACTAGCTTCCATTTCAGCAGAATGGTACAAAAGAGAGTGTCTGGAGAAAATAATTTACACTGA is a window from the Rosa chinensis cultivar Old Blush chromosome 2, RchiOBHm-V2, whole genome shotgun sequence genome containing:
- the LOC112187388 gene encoding uncharacterized protein LOC112187388 isoform X4, encoding MSKDLLKHQRKWKSIRSRLLLKLMMVGKLIKIVRFFYVGGRLEAALAEHEISGLNFLSINRFERKKNIDLAISAFAMLRTLEGDVLHGLNLAEASLTIAGKFLLIFCPTDLIDRDLILNSR
- the LOC112187388 gene encoding uncharacterized protein LOC112187388 isoform X5 codes for the protein MMNISVLSLLINSSLLFQYQSLYSSVIHLLHLGILMSKDLLKHQRKWKSIRSRLLLKLMMVGKLIKIVRFFYVGGRLEAALAEHEISGYGMLTFALTIWQYNYIINSSWGTYQWFKTDDS
- the LOC112187388 gene encoding uncharacterized protein LOC112187388 isoform X1, yielding MMNISVLSLLINSSLLFQYQSLYSSVIHLLHLGILMSKDLLKHQRKWKSIRSRLLLKLMMVGKLIKIVRFFYVGGRLEAALAEHEISGLNFLSINRFERKKNIDLAISAFAMLRTLEGDVLHGLNLAEASLTIAGKFLLIFCPTDLIDRDLILNSR
- the LOC112187388 gene encoding uncharacterized protein LOC112187388 isoform X3, whose product is MMNISVLSLLINSSLLFQYQSLYSSVIHLLHLGILMSKDLLKHQRKWKSIRSRLLLKLMMVGKLIKIVRFFYVGGRLEAALAEHEISGLNFLSINRFERKKNIDLAISAFAMLRTLEGDVLHGLNLAEASLTIAV
- the LOC112187388 gene encoding uncharacterized protein LOC112187388 isoform X2, with translation MYQSLYSSVIHLLHLGILMSKDLLKHQRKWKSIRSRLLLKLMMVGKLIKIVRFFYVGGRLEAALAEHEISGLNFLSINRFERKKNIDLAISAFAMLRTLEGDVLHGLNLAEASLTIAGKFLLIFCPTDLIDRDLILNSR